Proteins found in one Canis aureus isolate CA01 chromosome 19, VMU_Caureus_v.1.0, whole genome shotgun sequence genomic segment:
- the COL7A1 gene encoding collagen alpha-1(VII) chain isoform X2 — translation MRLPLLVAALCAGILAGALRVRAQQRERVTCTRLYAADIVFLLDGSSSIGRGNFREVRGFLEGLVWPFSGAASAQGVRFAAVQYSDDPRTEFGLGALGSGGDVIRAIRELSYKGGNTRTGAAILHVADHVFLPQLARPGVPKVCILITDGKSQDLVDTAAQRLKGQGVKLFAVGIKNADPEELKRVASQPTSDFFFFVNDFSILRTLLPLVSRRVCTTAGGVPVTLPADDLTSGPRDLVLSEAGSQSLRVQWTAASGPVTGYKVQYTPLTGLGQPLPSERREVSVPAGETSTQLQGLRPLTEYQVTVVALYANSIGEAVSGTARTTALEGPELTIQNTTTHSLLVAWQSVPGATGYRVTWRVLSGGVTQQQELGPGQGSVLLRDLEPGTDYEVTVSSLLGRSIGSASSLTARTDTSVEQTLRPVILGPTSILVSWNLVPEARGYRLEWRRESGLGVPQKVVLPSDVTRYQLDGLQPGTEYRLTLYTLLEGREVATPATVVPTGPELPVGPVTDLQATELPGQRVRVSWSPVPGATEYRITVRSAQGVERTLVLPGSQTAFDLDDVRAGLSYTVRVSARVGTREGGASILTVRRELEAPLAIPGLRVVASDATRVRVAWGPVPGASGFRISWRTDGGPESSQTLPPESTATDILGLRPGTSYQVAVSALRGREESPPVVIVAQTDPLGPVRTVHVTQTSSSSVTIAWNRVPGATGYRVSWHSGHGPEKSQLVSGEATVAELEGLEPDTEYRVHVRAHVAGVDGTPASVVVRTDPAPVGSVSKLQILNASSDILRVTWVGVTGATAYRLAWGRSEGGPTRQQMLPGNTDSAEIRGLEGGVSYSVRVTALVGDREGAPVSIVVTTPPEAPPALETLRVVQRGEHSLRLRWRPVPGARGFRLRWRPEGGQEQSRVLGPDLSSYELDGLEPATLYRMWLSVLGPAGEGPPMEVTAYTESLRVPSSELRVVDTSVDSVTLAWTPVSGVSSYILSWRPLGRPGQDIPGASQTLPGISSSQQVTGLEPGISYTFSLTPIREGVRGPEASLTQKPVCPRGLMDVVFLLHTTQDNAHRAEAVKRALERLVSALGPLGPQAVQVGLLSYSHRPSPLFPLNSSYNPDVILQKIHSIPYVDPSGNNLGTAVVTAHRHLLAPDAPGRRQHIPGIMVLLVDEPLRGDIFNPIREAQAAGLKVMILGQAGADPEQLRRLVPGMDPVQTFFAVDDGSSLDRAVSGLATSLCQIGSTIQPQPEPCTVHCPKGQKGEPGEMGLKGQAGPPGPPGLPGRIGVPGPQGPPGGTVAKGERGFPGADGPPGSPGRPGTPGTPGSKGSPGWPGPRGETGERGPRGPKGEPGEPGRVIGGGGPGLPGQKGDPGLPGLPGSRGPLGDPGPRGPPGLPGTAVKGDKGDRGERGPPGPGDGSTAPGEPGLPGLPGSPGPQGPVGPSGEKGEKGDCEDGAPGLPGQPGSPGEQGLRGPSGDIGPKGDRGPKGAVGDTGEKGERGSPGPVGPQGLPGVAGRPGAEGPEGPPGPVGRRGEKGEPGRPGDPAVGPDGTGAKGEKGDVGPTGPRGAAGVKGERGPPGLVLPGDPGPKGDPGDRGPIGLSGRAGPPGDSGPPGEKGDPGRPGSPGPIGPRGRDGEVGEKGDEGPPGDPGLPGKAGERGLRGAPGARGPVGEKGDQGDPGEDGRNGSPGPSGPKGDRGEPGPPGLPGRLVDSGLGAGEKGEPGDRGQEGPRGPKGDPGPPGASGERGVSGLRGPPGPQGDPGVRGPTGEKGDRGPPGLDGRSGLDGKPGAPGPPGPHGATGKAGDPGRDGLPGLRGEHGPPGPPGPPGIQGKPGEDGKPGLNGKNGEPGDPGEDGRKGEKGDSGAPGREGHDGPKGERGAPGSPGLQGPPGLPGQMGPSGQGFPGVPGNTGPKGDRGDTGPKGEQGLPGERGLRGDPGSVGNVERLLETIGIKTSALREIVETWDESSGSFLPMPERRRGPKGDPGERGPPGKEGPIGFSGERGLKGERGDPGPQGPPGLALGERGPPGPPGLAGEPGKPGIPGLPGRAGGAGEAGRPGERGERGEKGERGEQGRDGPPGLPGPPGPPGPKVAVDEPGPGLSGVQGPPGFKGAKGEPGSDGDQGPKGDRGMPGIKGDRGEPGQKGLDGSPGLPGERGVAGPEGKPGLQGPRGTPGPVGGHGDPGPPGAPGLAGPAGPQGPSGLKGEPGETGPPGRGLPGPTGAVGLPGPPGPSGLVGPQGAPGLPGQVGETGKPGAPGRDGAGGKDGDRGAPGVPGSPGLPGPVGPKGEPGQTGTPGQAVVGPPGAKGEKGAPGGLAGDLVGEPGAKGDRGLPGPRGEKGEAGRAGEPGDPGEDGQKGAPGLKGNKGDPGVGVEGPPGPAGLPGVKGDVGPPGSPGAPGVVGFPGQTGPRGEMGQPGPSGERGLAGLPGREGPPGPLGPPGPPGSTGVPGASGPKGDKGDSGVGLPGARGERGEPGVRGEDGRPGQEGPRGLTGPPGSRGERGEKGDAGTSGLKGDKGDAALAMGPPGPRGAKGDMGERGLPGIDGDKGPRGDTGNPGEKGTKGEPGDKGSAGLLGARGLTGPKGEPGAAGIPGDPGSPGKDGTPGVRGDKGDTGFMGPRGLKGERGVKGACGLDGEKGDKGEGGPPGRPGLAGRKGDMGEPGVPGQSGAPGKEGLIGPKGDRGFDGQPGSKGDQGEKGERGPPGIGGFPGPRGNDGSSGPPGPPGSVGPKGPEGLQGQKGERGPPGERMVGAPGAPGTPGERGEQGRPGPAGPRGEKGEAALTEDDIRAFVRQEMSQHCACQGQFIASGSRPLPSYAADTASPQLPPVPVLRVSHAEEEDPCLLPLDEGSCTAYTLRWYHRAVASGTEACHPFVYGGCGGNANRFGTREACERRCRPHMVQNQGTGAARS, via the exons ATGAGGCTGCCGCTCCTGGTGGCCGCGCTCTGCGCCGGGATCCTGGCAGGGGCGCTCCGAGTGCGggcccagcagagggagagag TGACCTGCACACGCCTTTATGCTGCTGACATCGTGTTCCTACTTGATGGCTCTTCATCCATCGGCCGTGGCAACTTCCGTGAAGTGCGAGGTTTCCTGGAGGGATTGGTGTGGCCCTTCTCTGGGGCGGCCAGTGCACAGGGTGTGCGCTTCGCTGCCGTGCAGTACAGTGATGATCCACG GACAGAGTTTGGCCTCGGTGCacttggctcagggggtgatgtGATCCGAGCCATTCGTGAGCTCAGCTACAAGGGTGGCAACACGCGCACAGGGGCTGCAATTCTCCATGTGGCCGACCATGTCTTCCTGCCTCAGCTGGCCCGCCCAGGGGTCCCCAAG gtCTGCATCCTCATCACAGATGGGAAGTCCCAGGACCTGGTGGACACAGCTGCCCAGCGGCTCAAGGGGCAGGGCGTCAAGCTGTTTGCTGTGG GAATCAAGAATGCTGACCCCGAGGAGCTGAAGCGAGTCGCCTCACAGCCCACCagtgatttcttcttctttgtcaacGACTTCAGTATCCTGAGGACACTGTTGCCCCTTGTTTCCCGGAGAGTGTGTACCACAGCTGGTGGTGTGCCTGTGACCCTGCCTG CTGATGACTTGACCTCTGGTCCACGAGACCTGGTGCTGTCTGAAGCAGGCAGTCAATCCTTGAGAGTACAGTGGACAGCGGCCAGTGGCCCAGTGACCGGCTACAAGGTCCAGTACACTCCTCTGACAGGGCTGGGACAGCCACTGCCAAGCGAGCGGCGGGAG GTGAGCGTCCCAGCAGGTGAGACCAGCACACAGCTTCAGGGTCTCCGGCCACTGACTGAGTACCAAGTGACTGTGGTAGCCCTCTACGCCAATAGCATCGGGGAGGCTGTGAGCGGGACAGCTCGGACCA CTGCCCTGGAGGGGCCGGAACTGACCATCCAGAATACTACAACCCACAGCCTCCTGGTGGCTTGGCAGAGTGTACCAGGTGCCACTGGCTACCGTGTGACATGGCGGGTCCTCAGTG GCGGTGTCACACAGCAGCAGGAGCTGGGCCCTGGGCAGGGGTCAGTGCTGCTACGTGACCTGGAGCCTGGCACAGACTACGAGGTGACTGTGAGCAGCCTGCTTGGCCGGAGCATCGGGTCTGCTTCCTCCCTGACTGCCCGCACTG ACACTTCTGTTGAACAGACCCTGCGCCCGGTCATCCTGGGCCCCACATCCATTCTCGTTTCCTGGAACTTGGTGCCTGAGGCCCGTGGCTACCGGCTGGAATGGCGGCGTGAGAGTG GCTTGGGGGTGCCACAGAAGGTGGTGCTGCCCTCTGACGTGACCCGCTACCAGCTGGATGGGCTGCAACCGGGCACTGAGTACCGCCTCACGCTCTACACCCTGCTGGAGGGCCGCGAGGTGGCCACACCTGcaactgtggtccccactg GGCCAGAGCTGCCCGTGGGCCCTGTGACAGACCTGCAGGCAACCGAGCTGCCTGGGCAGCGAGTGCGAGTGTCCTGGAGCCCAGTTCCCGGGGCCACCGAGTACCGCATCACTGTGCGAAGCGCCCAGG GGGTTGAAAGGACCCTGGTGCTTCCTGGAAGTCAGACAGCCTTTGACTTGGATGATGTCCGGGCCGGACTAAGCTACACTGTGCGGGTGTCTGCTCGAGTGGGTACCCGTGAGGGTGGCGCTAGCATCCTCACTGTCCGGCGGG AACTGGAAGCCCCACTTGCCATCCCAGGGCTACGAGTGGTGGCCTCAGATGCAACACGGGTGAGGGTGGCCTGGGGACCTGTTCCTGGAGCCAGTGGATTTCGGATTAGCTGGAGGACAGATGGTG GTCCGGAGTCCAGCCAGACATTGCCCCCAGAATCCACGGCCACAGATATCCTGGGGCTAAGGCCTGGAACCTCCTACCAGGTGGCTGTGTCAGCACTGCGAGGGAGAGAGGAGAGTCCCCCTGTGGTCATCGTGGCTCAAACCG ACCCACTGGGCCCAGTAAGGACTGTCCATGTGACGCAGACCAGCAGCTCATCTGTCACCATCGCCTGGAACAGGGTTCCTGGTGCCACAGGATACAGGGTTTCCTGGCATTCAGGACATG GCCCAGAAAAATCCCAGTTGGTTTCTGGAGAGGCCACAGTGGCTGAGCTGGAGGGGCTAGAGCCAGATACTGAGTACAGGGTGCATGTGCGGGCCCATGTAGCTGGTGTGGATGGGACCCCCGCCTCTGTGGTTGTGAGGACAG acCCTGCGCCCGTGGGCAGTGTTTCGAAGCTGCAGATCCTCAATGCTTCCAGTGACATTCTGCGGGTCACCTGGGTGGGGGTCACTGGAGCCACAGCCTACAGACTGGCCTGGGGCCGCAGCGAGG GTGGCCCCACGAGACAGCAGATGCTCCCCGGAAACACAGACTCCGCAGAAATACGGGGCCTGGAAGGAGGAGTCAGCTACTCTGTGCGAGTGACTGCACTTGTCGGGGACCGGGAGGGCGCGCCGGTCTCCATCGTCGTCACCACGC CGCCTGAGGCTCCGCCAGCCCTGGAGACTCTTCGCGTAGTGCAGCGAGGGGAGCACTCGCTGAGGCTGCGCTGGCGGCCGGTGCCAGGGGCGCGGGGCTTCCGTCTGCGGTGGCGACCCGAGG GTGGCCAGGAGCAGTCCCGGGTCCTGGGGCCTGATCTCAGCAGCTATGAACTGGATGGGCTAGAACCAGCAACCCTATACCGCATGTGGCTGAGCGTTTTGGGGCCGGCTGGAGAAGGGCCCCCCATGGAAGTGACTGCATACACTG AGTCACTCCGTGTCCCAAGTTCTGAACTGCGTGTGGTGGACACTTCAGTTGACTCAGTGACTCTGGCTTGGACCCCAGTGTCTGGAGTATCCAGCTACATCCTGTCCTGGCGGCCACTTGGACGCCCTGGCCAAG ACATCCCTGGGGCCTCACAGACACTTCCAGGGATCTCGAGCTCCCAGCAGGTGACAGGGCTAGAGCCTGGCATCTCTTATACCTTCTCTCTGACACCCATCCGGGAGGGTGTACGGGGTCCTGAGGCCTCTCTCACACAGAAACCAG TGTGTCCCCGTGGCCTGATGGATGTGGTGTTCCTGCTGCACACCACTCAGGACAATGCTCATCGTGCAGAGGCTGTAAAGCGAGCCCTGGAGCGTCTGGTGTCTGCACTTGGGCCTCTTGGGCCACAGGCAGTCCAG gttgGCCTCCTATCCTACAGTCATCGGCCCTCCCCACTGTTCCCGCTGAATAGCTCCTACAATCCTGATGTCATCCTGCAGAAGATCCACAGCATCCCCTATGTGGACCCAAGTGGGAACAACCTGG GCACTGCAGTGGTTACTGCTCACAGACACCTATTAGCACCGGATGCTCCTGGGCGCCGCCAGCACATACCAGGGATAATGGTTTTGCTAGTAGATGAGCCCTTGAGAGGTGACATCTTCAACCCTATCCGTGAGGCCCAGGCTGCTG GGCTCAAAGTGATGATATTGGGCCAGGCCGGAGCTGACCCAGAACAGTTGCGTCGCTTGGTGCCAGGCATGGATCCTGTCCAGACTTTCTTTGCTGTGGATGATGGTTCAAGCTTGGACCGGGCAGTCAGTGGCTTGGCAACATCCCTGTGTCAGATTGGCTCCACCATTCAG CCACAGCCAGAGCCATGCACAGTGCATTGTCCAAAG GGCCAGAAGGGGGAACCTGGAGAGATG GGCCTGAAAGGACAAGCAGGGCCTCCTGGCCCCCCCGGCCTCCCG GGCAGGATTGGTGTTCCTGGCCCCCAGGGGCCCCCTGGTGGTACCGTTGCAAAGGGTGAGAGG GGCTTCCCTGGGGCAGATGGGCCTCCAGGCAGCCCTGGCCGCCCTGGGACTCCTGGAACCCCTGGCTCCAAG GGCTCCCCAGGGTGGCCTGGTCCTCGTGGAGAAACA GGAGAACGAGGACCTCGAGGCCCGAAGGGGGAGCCG GGAGAGCCTGGACGAGTCATTGGAGGCGGTGGCCCAGGGCTTCCTGGGCAGAAAGGGGACCCTGGACTTCCA GGCCTCCCTGGATCCCGTGGCCCATTGGGGGACCCAGGACCCCGTGGTCCCCCAGGACTCCCTGGAACAGCTGTGAAG GGTGATAAAGGTGATCGTGGGGAACGG GGCCCCCCAGGACCAGGTGATGGCAGCACTGCTCCAGGGGAGCCTGGGCTGCCG GGTCTTCCTGGAAGCCCTGGACCCCAAGGCCCAGTTGGCCCCtcgggagagaaaggagaaaag GGTGACTGTGAGGATGGAGCCCCAGGCCTCCCAGGACAACCTGGTAGCCCGGGTGAGCAG GGCCTACGAGGACCTTCTGGAGACATTGGCCCCAAA GGTGATAGAGGACCCAAAGGGGCTGTGGGTGACACTGGAGAGAAG GGTGAACGTGGATCCCCTGGCCCAGTGGGACCCCAG GGGCTGCCTGGAGTGGCTGGACGTCCTGGAGCCGAGGGGCCTGAA GGGCCACCGGGACCTGTTGGCCGCCGAGGAGAGAAG GGGGAACCTGGTCGTCCCGGGGACCCTGCAGTG GGACCTGATGGGAccggggcaaaaggagagaag GGAGATGTGGGGCCCACTGGGCCCAGAGGAGCTGCGGGAGTCAAAGGGGAGAGG GGTCCACCTGGCTTGGTTCTTCCTGGAGACCCTGGCCCCAAGGGAGACCCTGGAGACCGG GGTCCCATTGGCCTCTCCGGTAGAGCAGGACCCCCA GGTGACTCAGGGCCTCCTGGAGAGAAGGGAGACCCTGGGCGGCCTGGCTCCCCAGGACCTATCGGACCCCGAGGACGAGAC GGTGAAGTTGGAGAGAAAGGTGACGAGGGCCCCCCG GGTGACCCAGGTTTGCCTGGAAAAGCTGGCGAGCGCGGCCTTCGG GGTGCGCCTGGAGCTCGGGGCCCAGTGGGTGAGAAGGGAGACCAAGGAGATCCTGGAGAGGATGGACGAAAC ggcagccctggacCATCTGGACCCAAGGGTGACCGTGGGGAGCCA GGTCCCCCTGGACTCCCTGGACGGCTG GTGGACTCAGGACTTGGAGCTGGAGAGAAG GGAGAGCCTGGGGACCGTGGACAGGAGGGTCCTCGAGGACCCAAGGGTGACCCAGGCCCCCCTGGAGCCTCTGGGGAGAGG GGTGTCAGTGGACTTCGGGGGCCCCCAGGGCCTCAG GGGGACCCAGGTGTCCGAGGCCCAACaggagagaag ggTGACCGAGGTCCACCTGGCCTGGATGGCCGTAGTGGGCTAGATGGGAAACCAGGAGCCCCTGGCCCCCCTGGACCGCAT GGTGCTACAGGcaaagctggagacccagggagagaT GGGCTTCCGGGCCTCCGAGGAGAACAtggccccccgggcccccctggCCCCCCTGGAATCCAG GGAAAGCCAGGAGAAGACGGCAAGCCTGGCCTGAATGGGAAAAAT GGAGAACCTGGGGACCCTggagaagatggaaggaag ggagagaagggagattCAGGTGCCCCTGGGAGAGAA GGTCACGATGGTCCCAAGGGTGAACGTGGAGCTCCTGGTAGCCCTGGACTCCAgggccccccaggcctcccagggcAGATGGGCCCTTCTGGCCAG GGTTTTCCTGGGGTTCCGGGAAACACAGGCCCTAAG GGTGACCGTGGGGACACCGGACCCAAAGGGGAACAG GGCCTCCCTGGAGAGCGTGGCCTGAGAGGAGATCCTGGAAGTGTGGGG AATGTGGAGCGGTTGCTGGAAACTATTGGCATCAAG ACGTCTGCCCTGCGGGAGAttgtggagacctgggatgagagCTCTGGCAGCTTCCTGCCCATGCCAGAACGACGCCGTGGCCCTAAGGGGGACCCAGGCGAGCGGGGCCCCCCAGGCAAGGAG GGCCCCATTGGCTTTTCTGGAGAACGTGGGCTGAAGGGAGAGCGTGGAGATCCAGGCCCACAGGGGCCACCAGGCCTGGCCCTTGGAGAAAGGGGCCCCCCTGGACCTCCTGGCCTTGCAGGGGAGCCTGGAAAGCCTGGCATTCCTGGGCTCCCAGGCcgggctgggggcgcgggggaggCAGGAAGACCAGGAGAGAGG GGAGAAcggggagagaaaggagaacgCGGGGAACAG GGCAGAGatggccctcctggcctccctggaCCTCCTGGCCCCCCTGGCCCCAAG GTGGCTGTGGATGAGCCAGGTCCTGGACTCTCTGGAGTTCAAGGACCTCCTGGATTCAAGGGCGCAAAG GGGGAGCCAGGCAGTGACGGCGACCAAGGCCCCAAGGGAGACAGG GGTATGCCAGGAATCAAGGGAGACCGGGGAGAGCCTGGACAGAAGGGGCTCGATGGCAGCCCG GGTCTACCAGGAGAGCGTGGTGTGGCTGGACCTGAAGGGAAGCCA GGTTTGCAAGGTCCGAGGGGGACCCCTGGCCCAGTG GGTGGCCATGGAGACCCTGGACCCCCCGGTGCCCCG GGTCTTGCTGGCCCCGCAGGACCCCAGGGTCCTTCTGGCCTGAAG GGGGAGCCTGGAGAGACAGGACCACCAGGACGG GGCCTGCCTGGACCCACTGGAGCTGTGGGACTTCCCGGTCCTCCTGGCCCTTCAGGCCTGGTG GGTCCTCAGGGGGCGCCAGGTTTGCCTGGACAAGTG GGAGAGACAGGAAAGCCAGGAGCCCCAGGTCGTGATGGTGCTGGTGGAAAAGATGGAGACAGAGGAGCTCCTGGTGTGCCG GGGTCACCTGGCCTGCCTGGCCCTGTTGGACCTAAAGGAGAGCCTGGACAAACGGGGACTCCCGGACAG GCTGTGGTCGGGCCCcctggagcaaagggagagaag GGAGCCCCTGGAGGCCTTGCTGGAGACCTGGTGGGAGAGCCG GGAGCCAAAGGTGACCGAGGACTGCCAGGGCCTCGGGGTGAGAAG GGTGAAGCTGGCCGTGCAGGGGAGCCTGGAGACCCTGGGGAGGAT GGTCAGAAGGGGGCTCCTGGACTCAAGGGTAATAAG GGGGACCCGGGAGTCGGGGTTGAGGGACCCCCCGGGCCAGCTGGTCTTCCGGGTGTGAAG GGAGATGTGGGCCCCCCTGGATCCCCCGGGGCTCCTGGTGTTGTTGGATTCCCTGGTCAGACAGGCCCTCGAGGAGAGATGGGTCAGCCAGGCCCCAGTGGAGAGCGG GGTCTGGCCGGTCTCCCAGGGAGAGAGGGACCCCCAGGTCCCTTGGGACCACCTGGACCACCAGGGTCAACG GGAGTGCCCGGGGCCTCTGGACCCAAAGGAGACAAG GGAGACTCTGGAGTGGGGCTGCCAGGGGCCCGGGGTGAGCGTGGGGAGCCAGGAGTCCGG GGTGAAGATGGCCGTCCCGGCCAGGAGGGACCCCGAGGACTCACG GGACCCCCAGGAAGCCGGGGGGAACGTGGGGAGAAG GGTGATGCTGGGACCTCAGGGCTAAAGGGTGACAAG GGTGACGCAGCCTTAGCCatggggcctccagggccacGGGGTGCCAAGGGGGACATG GGTGAACGAGGGCTTCCAGGCATAGATGGTGACAAAGGACCTCGCGGAGACACTGGGAACCCTGGAGAGAAG GGCACCAAAGGAGAGCCTGGTGACAAGGGTTCAGCCGGGTTGCTGGGAGCTCGTGGACTCACTGGACCCAAG GGTGAGCCTGGTGCCGCAGGGATCCCAGGAGACCCG ggatccccaggaaaggATGGAACCCCTGGTGTCCGAGGAGACAAAGGAGATACTGGCTTCATGGGCCCCAGGGGCCTCAAG GGTGAACGAGGGGTAAAGGGGGCCTGTGGCCTCGATGGAGAGAAGGGAGATAAG GGAGAAGGTGGTCCCCCAGGCCGCCCTGGGCTGGCAGGACGCAAGGGAGATATG GGGGAGCCAGGTGTGCCGGGCCAGTCGGGGGCCCCTGGGAAGGAGGGCCTGATTGGTCCCAAG GGTGATCGAGGCTTTGATGGGCAGCCAGGATCCAAGGGTGaccagggagagaaaggggagcgG GGGCCCCCAGGAATTGGGGGCTTCCCAGGTCCTAGGGGCAATGATGGCTCTAGTGGTCCTCCTGGGCCACCTGGCAGTGTCGGTCCCAAAGGCCCAGAAGGACTTCAGGGCCAGAAG GGTGAGCGAGGTCCCCCTGGAGAGAGAATGGTGGGtgctcctggagcccctgggacccctggagagagaggagagcag GGGCGGCCAGGGCCCGCTGGCCCCcgtggagagaagggagaagctgCGTTAACA GAGGATGACATTCGAGCCTTTGTGCGCCAGGAGATGAGTCAACATTGCG CCTGCCAGGGCCAGTTTATTGCCTCTGGATCAC GACCCCTCCCTAGCTATGCTGCAGACACTGccagcccccagctccccccTGTGCCTGTGCTCCGGGTTTCTCATGCAGAGGAGGAAG ACCCTTGCTTGCTTCCACTGGACGAGGGCTCCTGTACTGCTTACACTCTGCGCTGGTACCATCGGGCTGTGGCAAGTGGCACAGAGGCCTGTCATCCCTTTGTCTATGGTGGCTGTGGAGGGAATGCCAATCGTTTTGGGACCCGGGAGGCCTGTGAGCGCCGGTGCCGGCCCCACATGGTCCAGAACCAGGGAACAG GTGCTGCCCGGAGCTGA